From the Neobacillus sp. PS3-34 genome, the window AACGAAACAAAAGAATTAATGCCATTGCCAATCTCTTTGGCTCACAAATTGGCACGCCGCCTGACTGAAGTGCGTAAAGAAGAGATTCTTCCTTACCTTCGTCCGGATGGAAAAACACAGGTTACAGTTGAGTATGATGAAAACGATAAGCCAGTTCGTATTGACACAATCGTTATCTCCACTCAGCACCACCCTGAAATTGCACTTGAGCAAATTCAGCGTAATCTAAAGGAACATGTTATCAACCCGGTTGTTCCAAAGGAACTAATCGATGAAAATACAAAATACTTCATTAATCCGACTGGCCGTTTCGTAATTGGCGGACCACAAGGTGATGCTGGTCTTACAGGCCGTAAAATTATCGTTGATACTTACGGCGGTTATGCTCGCCACGGAGGCGGCGCATTCTCTGGTAAGGATCCTACAAAGGTTGACCGTTCTGCTGCATATGCTGCGCGTTATGTTGCTAAAAACATCGTTGCCGCAGGTCTTGCAGATAAGGTAGAAGTACAGCTTGCATATGCAATTGGTGTTGCGAAGCCAGTATCTATTTCTGTTGATACATTCGGAACAGGAACAGTAAGCGAAGATATCCTAGTTGACTTGGTAAGTGCAAACTTTGACCTGCGTCCAGCTGGTATCATCAACATGCTTGACCTTCGACGTCCAATTTACAAGCAAACTGCTGCTTACGGCGATTTCGGCCGCAGCGACGTGGATCTTCCATGGGAACGCACGGATAAGGCTGAAGCATTAAAGCAACAAGCAGAAGCTAAGTAATAAGATAACAGGGAGTTACATTCATTTGTAACTCCCGTTTTTATTTCCAATTTATTTATAGGTAATTTGGTTTACCGCAGTCTTAAAACGTGTAAACTTCTGTTGATGTTTAATTTTTCCTTTAAGGTTCTAAGTGCCATTTTTTCTTTTTTAGTGTTAGTATTAGATGGTATGATTTTTCGAGGTAATACAAAAACGAATTTGTTAGAAACGGAGTAGGTGACGTACATAATGTGTGGTTTCATTGGTTGTGTACACGACAAAGCACAAATTTATCGTGACGAACAAAAAGAGCAATTTAAAAATATGAATGATATTATTACACACCGGGGACCGGATGATGACGGATTTTTTTATGATGAGCATATCCAGTTCGGTTTCAGGCGTTTGAGCATTATCGATATTGAAAGCGGGCATCAGCCCCTTACTTATGAAAATGAGCGGTATTGGATTATCTTTAACGGCGAGGTTTACAACTATGTTGAACTTCGAGAAGAGCTGCTAAAAGAGGGATTATCGTTTGCAACAAGTTCGGATACAGAGGTAATCATCGCTCTTTACAGCCATTTAAAAGAAAAGGCTGTTGAAAAGCTTCGGGGAATGTTCTCGTTTGTTATCTGGGATAAGCAGGAGCAGACACTTTATGGGGCGAGGGATCCATTCGGAATCAAACCATTTTTCTATTTTGAGGATGGTGAACGCACTTTCTTTGCATCTGAGAAGAAGAGCATCCTTCTCGCACTCGAAAATGATGTATTGAATTACGATTCCCTGCAGCATTACCTGACGTATCAGTTCGTACCAGAGCCTGAAACAATGTCAGCAGGTATCCATAAGCTAGAACCAGGTCATTATTTCACAAAAAAAATAGGCGAACCAATGCAAATGAAGCGTTATTGGAAAGCCCTTTTCCAGCCTGTTCAAAAATCAGAAAATGAGTTCATCAAAGAAATCAAAGATGTTCTATTTGATTCAGTGAAAATGCATATGCGAAGCGATGTTCCTGTCGGTTCCTTCCTTTCTGGAGGTATCGATTCTTCCATCATTGCGTCGATTGCAAAAGAATACCACCCGGCAATCAAGACGTTCTCAGTCGGCTTTGAACACAATGGCTTCAGTGAAATTGATGTAGCCAAAGAAACGGCTGACAGACTGGGTGTCGAAAATATCAGCTATGTGATTACACCAAAGGAATATATGGATGAACTGCCTAAAATCATGTGGCATATGGACGATCCACTTGCAGACCCTGCTTGCGTTCCGCTTTATTTTGTAGCACGTGAAGCAAGAAAGCATGTAACGGTTGTTCTTTCCGGTGAAGGTGCAGATGAACTGTTCGGCGGTTACAATATTTATCGCGAGCCGCAATCACTTGAAGTATTCAACAAAATTCCTCGTGTCGGGAAAGTGCTGTTAAAAGGAATTGCCAGCATGATGCCGGAGGGAACAAAAGGAAAGAGCTTTATTGAGCGCGGCGTAACACCAATGGAAGAACGCTATATCGGTAATGCAAAGATGTTTACTGAAGAAGAAAAGCGTGAATTGCTGAATGTGTACCGTAATGGATTGGACTATACAGACATTACGAAACCTTTATATCAGGAAAGTGCCGGCTATGACCCGGTTGACCGGATGCAATATATTGATATCCACACTTGGATGCGTGGCGATATCTTACTGAAGGCTGATAAAATGACGATGGCTCATTCACTGGAATTACGCGTGCCTTTCCTTGATAAAGCTGTTTTTGAAACAGCTTCAAGAATTCCGACAAGCCTGAAAACGGCAAATGGAACAACGAAATACATTCTCCGCAAGGCAGCGGAAGGAGTAGTTCCTGATCATGTGCTTAACCGTAAGAAGCTTGGCTTC encodes:
- the asnB gene encoding asparagine synthase (glutamine-hydrolyzing), yielding MCGFIGCVHDKAQIYRDEQKEQFKNMNDIITHRGPDDDGFFYDEHIQFGFRRLSIIDIESGHQPLTYENERYWIIFNGEVYNYVELREELLKEGLSFATSSDTEVIIALYSHLKEKAVEKLRGMFSFVIWDKQEQTLYGARDPFGIKPFFYFEDGERTFFASEKKSILLALENDVLNYDSLQHYLTYQFVPEPETMSAGIHKLEPGHYFTKKIGEPMQMKRYWKALFQPVQKSENEFIKEIKDVLFDSVKMHMRSDVPVGSFLSGGIDSSIIASIAKEYHPAIKTFSVGFEHNGFSEIDVAKETADRLGVENISYVITPKEYMDELPKIMWHMDDPLADPACVPLYFVAREARKHVTVVLSGEGADELFGGYNIYREPQSLEVFNKIPRVGKVLLKGIASMMPEGTKGKSFIERGVTPMEERYIGNAKMFTEEEKRELLNVYRNGLDYTDITKPLYQESAGYDPVDRMQYIDIHTWMRGDILLKADKMTMAHSLELRVPFLDKAVFETASRIPTSLKTANGTTKYILRKAAEGVVPDHVLNRKKLGFPVPIRHWLKNEMNEWAKKIIRESNTDHLFNKTYMLKLLEDHCQGKADNSRKIWTVLSFMVWHQVYVEKKYSFEQEATLQTARN